AGAGGCTCATTTACACAAGCTCTCCCAGTGTCGTCTTTGATGGCGTCAACAGTATTCTCAATGCCAATGAAACAATGCCATACCCATCCAATGTATTGCTCTTGTTTCAGAACTTCACCTGGATGTCTCGTCTCATGCGTGTGTGTAGCTGTTTTTAAGCTTGAATCTTTTGATTATTTCAGCACAATGACTCTTATTCAGCAACTAAAGCTAAAGGGGAAGCTTTGGTCATTGAAGCGAATGGAAGAAATGGACTACTCACTTGTTGCATACGTCCTAGCAGCATATTTGGTCCTGGTGATAGATTATTGGTTCCATCGCTTGTTGCTGCTGCCAGGGCTGGGAAGTCCAAGGTTTGGGATCTATTTCCTCTGTTTATCTATCATCCTTGTTACCCTTTTTGCTTTTAAGTTATAATCATTCTTGCTATCTATGCCTACATATTGAAAGAAATGGCGTGCATTTATCCATCTAACGAGTTGGCCTTCTTCTggcattgttttattattacaaGAATTAAGGgcctaaaaaaatgaaatgctAAAAGATGAATTGTTTGTATGGTTTTCTTACGCATTCAATAATCTACTTCACATTTACGATCTTTCTcggaattattattattttttttttatgttcagTTCATTATAGGTGATGGGAGTAACTTCTATGATTTCACTTATGTTGAAAACGTTGTGCATGCCCATATCTGTGCTGAGCGAGCTCTAGCATCAGGTGGAGAAGTATGTGCAAAAGCTGCAGGCCAGGTATTTGGTTTCAATTGATTTCTTTTATATTCTACTTCTACTTGTATAATATGATAGTGGACTATCTTTTGACGCTGTTCTTATCTTATTgcatacatatttttttgtctGATCTGTCATAATCTTCTATAGTCTAAGATGAATGAAACCATTACGCTACCTTATGTCTGCTTCCTATGGATATCCAGAGAGTCAGGAAGTTGTATGACATCCTGAAAACAGATATACGGCTTTGGCTCCAGTCTATTAGTATTTGGACATTGAAGTTctcttttacttctttttttttaggttaGGTTATAAGGTGACTTAGTTTTTTCTCGGGTTATAATAAGGTGACATAATACATGGAAACTGACTACACTTTTCTAGAACTatgcctttttttttctgatagaTGTTAATCTTCTCGTACTCTACCTAGGGAATATATGATGTAGCTTAATCTGAGATGAAATGGCTGTGCAGGCATACTTCATCACCAACATGGAGCCAATTAAATTTTGGGAGTTTATGTCGCTGCTTCTTGAAGGGCTTGGCTATGATAGGTATATTATCTTTAACACAGGCTACAAAACAGTTACTCCCCTTTTGGTGGTTCTCTTATGTATAGTGTATGAAATATTTCGTTTGTTTTCTTAACTTTGTCCTACACAATGCcagtaaagaaaagaaattatttagTTCATTATATTTCATGACAGATTAACGCTACTTGATTGTAATCTTTTCAGGCCAAGTATAAAGATACCTGCAATTATCATGATGCCAATAGCACATCTAGTGGAACTGGTATATAAATTACTGGGACCATATGGGATGAAAGTACCACAGCTAACTCCTTCTAGAGTTAGGCTGCTCTCTTGCAGCAGAACTTTCGATTCCTCAAAAGCTAAGGAACTTTTAGGCTACGCTCCTGTTGTCCCACTTCAGGTTTATACaatctcttttattttagaGACATAGATCGATACATACACTTTCTGCTTTGGTATCTCGCTTACCCTTTTCACTAATGTGTAACTTTAGGAAGGTATAAAGAGGACAATAGACTCATTCACACACTTGACGCttcaaaaccaacccaaaaAGGAGGGTACGTATGGTTAACATCTCTGAATTATATATGCTTTGAGAGTAATCATTGATAGTCTAAGTTGCATACAGAGAAAGTGATTTTGATGGCATGATTAATCGATATTTGCAGTTAATGATAGGATTCAATGGAAAAAGCAGATAGTGATTGCAATAGTCATTCTGATTACTCTCTATCTTAACTTTGTTGCAACGACTGGATACTCTGCCGTACTAATTCCAGTTTTGGTAGCATCAATGATTTTCTTCTTCCGTGGGATTTTTCCAGAGAAAATGAAATTGTTGGGGAGCAAGAAGGATAACTAAAGAAGAACTCCATGTTTCAGTAATCTCAACGTTGCGTGATTtggagctttttttttttttgtacggTTTAAACTTGACTTCTATGTATACATCCTTTTGGTTATATGGATGTTGATTGGTTTGAATTGCTTGTATTTCTTTTTCCCTTTGTATGTTTGAACTCTGTGACTCTCAATTtcagtttttcttttccttaaaaaaaCTCTAGtaccaaaatttattaataggtttggGTCATTTTTGCTGTTGTCAGCTTAATTAACAATTTTGTGTTTTGGATAAAACATCATGCCATTATATACACTAGAGTCATTCTCCGCGCGGATACGTGTATGATGATCAACAATTGCTAAAATTGTAAAGTACAGGAGATAAGTCGTAAAGAAGCAAAATTGTTATCGTTATCAAGAATAGATATTAAGGTcttaaaacagaaaaatgaaactcataGATAAATTGGTGGATTTTTTGACCAAGAGGGCATGTAGATGTGATGGGATTTTCTTAAGTTGGAGTGCCTGAagttgttttagaaaaattaatgaACATAACTTagtaatataaatcaatttatttaaTTCATAGTATAGGTAGAGTACTTGAAAGTGGTGAGATATCCATCATCACGGAATGAGTTTTAGATCTGATTTTTTTGTAGACTATGTTTTTCACTTTTTGTATCggtttttatgaaatatataattttgtgtaaattttcttCTATGTTCAAGTTGTAAGTGTGATTATGTTAAGAGAATGAAATTGAGttttcaaataccaaaattctTTTTTATGTTAGGGTATTTAATAAAGTGGAGAATAAGATCTTAATTTTGAGGAAAATCTTAGTCGAATATATTTTGTAGTTGTTTAGAACAATGTCAGTAATTGTTATTACTAAcacttgttgtttttttttatatatttatgttatatttgaggttgttataaaaaaaagtgttaTATCTGATGATTTATTTTTGCTTTATGTTATGGTGCAATTATAGTGGATTATTATGGTTACTGATATTGAACAAAGAAAACAGAGAGTTTTTGACTGAATAATACTCTTTCCTTAACCTTTACAAagattattacataatagttttatagtgacaaataaaaaatctagGCTAGGCAATTTGGACTATTAGAACCAGCTATTTAGGACAGCTAAAAGCTTCATTGTCCTTCACATACAgataagaaagcatcaaaatgGTTGTGGCAATATACAGTCGAGGTCGTACTATTCCTCTTTTCCGAATCTCTTTCGTGTTGATATGATGACCATTGGAGACTTGAAGGATTGGGCTTGAGCTCTCTATCATTGATGTCTTGGGCTGACATGGATTTCGTGTGGGCCACTTCAGTATCTTCACTTACAACTGAATGTATTGAAACATAAGTATTGACGTTGAATTGTTGGCTAAAGAGTAATGAATTTCTGTgcctttctttgtttcttttgtttgattttttggttatatttgCTTATATATTCTGAATTAGTTGTACTGATATGTTTAATAATAAGGTCAAAAGGTAACAAATAACAAATCTAAATGTTAGAAAAAGGGTAacaaatgtattattttaaatggaGAAACTGAGCTTAACATTTATCTGAATTAATAAATCTTCATTTCAGTTGAGAAATATTAATTCATTTGTATTTAGGATACAAGAGTTGTTTTCTTTCTTGGTTCtaacatatattttcaatttagaATAAGCATATGTTGGTACGAATATAACACATGttaattttattagttatttaatatctATGTCTCTGCTTTCATGTTTTATAGTGTttgcatcttatatattaaaacaaaagtctcaactttgattcatgtgtgattttttttaaaaatggatctaatggacctatttttataaagtcatgttacatttaatctataatcttatcatttaaattttgggcctacgaaaattttttattggactatcaataattggatttaaacaatagatgatccattatatttatagataatgtaaatgaaataaatatagtttaatgttgtaatactatacctccatacgttaattatttaaatatttgtcgattttaaaatttaaaattataaagacttttttttaaataacaaaaattatattatctaacaatgattaatctttactaccttaaaccaatgaaaacaaattttaaactatatagtttattctaaaaattaaacaaaaactaaatgtttaattatttactcgataatataaatctatgaaggaaaaaatttaactttttaaaaactttataaatttgtgaaatgttacaatatctttgaatatgacaataaaacaatattttactaatctttatatatatagttacgattttaataaggAAATAATAATCTGAAATATATATGTAGAAGACGATACAAATACATaagaaagtttaaaacaatctattcaatgaaaaaaatataccgtaaatttattatgttttaaaaattgatagacacatatatattataatatatatcaatttagaattgaaaacaaaatgtttatataaaaataaattaaaaaaaaaacccatgcggttgcgcgggtcgagatctagtatTTTATTAAAGTATAATTTTGTTGTATAAATGTGAGaactaattttctttttatatattgcaaatttatttaaagtatGACGTTGATGGTTAAATGTTTCTTTAATGACACATCCCTTTATCTATTTTAGGACTGACCCTTTTGTATCAAGATGTGGCAAAAAATATAGCTACCATACGTTAATAGTAGTACTATGggattattaatattattaatttgatttttgtaaATACCATGGGATTATTATATTTACCTGtatgcatttttattttgattgatAATTACAGGAATCTTGTGAGTTATGACTCTTGTCTATTTGCTCTTTGTTTCCAAATTAATGCAACAAAAAGTAACAAAAGATGAAAAATGTGTTAGAAATCTTGCGACTTATGAGGGGCTCAGCTTGGAAAACGAATCTCTCGGACTCGTGCTGGAGAATCAAGTGACCACGGCGACTTTCCTCAGCTTTAACTTGGCACAGTTAGAGTCTTCTAAACGATTTTTTGTCTCCACTTGATTATTACTGGCTGCCAGGGCAGAGGAAGGAACCACAAGTGTACTTGACGGACTTGACACTCATAGAGAGCTAACCGGCCAGGTTAAGGAGAGGCGGGATAGAGAGGAGGAGCTTGGTGGTGCCACAAGTCTTTATGATGACTTTGTAGGGGTAGACAAAGAAGCTGGACTCAGAGAGGATGCAAGAGTCGAAATGATCGTTGGAGAGAGAAGAAACAATCTCGCAAGCAGCAGGAGTGTGTATTTTGTCAAGCTGGGACCTGGTCAGAGTACGGAGACCCAGTCCCTTGGAGTCTTGAAAGATGCTAGGCTCAAAGAAAGAGACCTCGGGCGGCTTCTCGTAACTTCGAAACCGATTGCAGATAAGGCCATGTCACCTTGTTGTCTGAACTTGTAGTAGGAGGAGAGAACGATGAAATTGGGAAACCAAGCAGAAACAGAGCTTAACAGAAAGTAAATTATAAACTGGAAATTAAAGAAAGCAGCTATAACTATAGTGAAGACTCGGTGCGCTACAACTCAGGATGGCCTAGTAGCGCACtgcaaataaagaaagaaacattGTTAAGACATTGTTAAGAAACATGATGTaatggagagagagagtaatGTAATGAAGGGAAGAAGAAGCTTTACGTTGGAGTAGACAGAGATTTGAATTTCTTGATTCCACCGTTGGGGCGAACGTCTTCAATGCTGTAACCGAGGGGAGCTTCGTAAAATAAGGAACTACTACTACTGCTGGACTTCTTTTTACCATATTTTGACTCCATCACAATCTCATTCACGCTTTCTGCAATTTCAAGACCAAACCATATGTATTAGATGCAGGAAAGAAAAACAACGCTTAATAGAGACTTATCAATGTTCAAAGTTTTCACATTTCAATAACAGATCTCGAATAAACGTTCAATTTTTCAGATGAGACATGATCAGAATTGTTTCATTAGATCTACAACTATGAGACTTAAAACGAATATAGGTATCTATATATGTAAACACAACATCAATCAAAACATAAATCGTctgatacaaaatataataattgcTCAGAATGATGAATCTCTTGTACAAAAAACCgaataaaatgtaaatcaatcgTAATCGTAGGTAAAGACGTTAGATAtacttactatatatataaaaatttagatcaAGACCAGAATTATGAATCCCTTCTATCCAGATATGAACGAAACCTCCAGAAACTGAAAGTCAAAACAATCGAGGTTAGGATGATTTAGAGTGTAGGGATGCTAacctttttacctttttataatCGAACCTCGACCGTCCTCGAAGAGAAAAGGTGGCATTGAAGATAGATCGATGGATTTAAGAAGAAATTTAATAGGAATGACCGATAGATTTCTGGATCAGCAGGAAGAAAATGAAAAGTTGGTTTGAAACCTAGAGGCGGAGAAGAGAAAGGGAGATGAAACTATATCATAACAAAAGCACAAAATACAGACCCAAAACCACATAAGCCCAAACCCAAGTAATCATTTAATGACGTGGAGGAATGCTGCAATTCTACTGGATGAATTTCCAGTCCGGCGTGGACCCCCTGAGAGGGATTTATATTTGGCTTTTAGtatagttttgattttgattttgatatcCTGAAGTCTCAGAAAGTTGACATCCACTTGCAGTTGTCTATAAGAGGAAAACAAGAAAACTAAAGATGAGCTGTTTAAGGACAGTTGTAAGAAGCCAACAGCTATGGTTGAGGTATCAGAGAAGGAAGGTATGACTCCTCATGACTTTTCACTTACTATAGACTATCTTTGGAACCTACTGTTCAATATTGAAACATGGGATGCACAATTCGGCAAGACTTAACCAACGTGGGTTGGACTAGTGGTACTTGAGGGATAAAATAACCCAATACGATTCCGGTTTCAACTCCCGTTGGCCACTTTGCCGCCTAAATTGTGTGTGCCCGGATGAAAGGCCACCCATGAGTTAGGTCTAGTTCATGAATTGACCTaggtttaacctttttttttcaaaaaaaaaaaaaattcggcAAGAGCGAGAACAGTGGCGAGGAGAGCAGCAAAGGGAAAACGACTCTCACAGCTGCTCCAGCTAAGAAGCGACATACAGGCTGTTCCTTCTGCATTTTGGATACCGACAACTCTCCTATACCTGATTTTTCTCAGAATGAAGATGTTATAGGACTTATCACCATGTAAGAACTACTTCAGGTTAACCAAAAAGCCTCTAGAAGAAACCGATGAGTATGTGAATATCCACAACAGGATAAGAGTAAACTGTAAACATGCATGCATGCTTCTCAGGAATATCTACCAAGCGTGATAACCTCGATTACAAAATTATCATTTGGTTCCACTAGCAAAAGCATCATCAAACTCAAATCTGACAAGAAAATCTTTATTTCCGTGTCCTCCAAAACACGACGAGTCCTCCAAACTTTATGATATCTGGGTGAGAATATAGATAGTACTGTACTATCGGAAATttacgtttttccgccaaatccgaaaaattatattttcctcccaaaaccaaaatatgttttccgccaaaatcaaaatattatattttctggaAAACCAGAAATTTacgttttcccgcaaaaatcgTGAAATTGcggtttcccgccaaaatcgagaaattgggtttttcgccaaaaccagAAATTTATGTTTTCCCGCCAAGTGAAATTACGTTTCATGCTAAAACCGTGAAATTGtggtttcccgccaaaatcgaaaattgtgtgttttctgccaaaaccgtgAAATTATGTTTTCTCGCTAAAATTGTAGAATTCCATGAAAACTGTGATATtatgttttcccaccaaaattagaaattataaattttcttgtCAAAACTATGAAATTACGTTTTTctgtcaaaattttgaaattatgttttccaTCAAAATCGTTAAATCTTGATTTCCtgataaaactatatatattttttttgttaaaatcatgaaaatatgtCTTTAAGAAGTTTATGGACACCCATCGTCAATTTGATCTTTAACCCATTTGGACCATGTACCAACCGGTCTTTTGTCCAATTTGACCATTTATTAATTGGGCACTTCCATATTCCGTCCAAAATGAATTGGATTGGGTTAGCCTATGTTGACACTGCCAATAGTACATTCTAATTAAACCAAACACGAATTGAATACATATCACAGTTATCTCATCATACACTATTTTGTTTAAGCCAACATCAATATATAAACTCTACACTGGCTGTTTTGTATTCATTTACGCCACAGAAGATGTTACTGATTTAGAAACTGAAGAGATATGggattttaaaaagaaaacttgatttattagttaaatagttaaataaacaAGGTTCATAAAAAAGCATAAACGCATAGATAAAAAGCACACAATGACATGCCCATTAATTGCTTTCAGCTAACTCCAATGATCATCTCTATcttttcttcctcttcatcttcatcatcttcattatTATCCTCATGCCCTTTTTCAAGTTCAtgttcatcttctttttcttcttccttttaccAGAAAAACAAGGAGAACCATACTCATCATAGTCTTTGTcgtcttcttctgattcttctCTATACACATATGGAACAGAGATACTTGACTTGAGTAGCTTTGAATCGTGAACATTAAGATCATCTACATGGTCTGCAAAGACATAGACACTTCTAGGTTTATCGGAGGATTCATGGTATTCTCCAAAACCTTGGATTTCAACTCGTTGGAGAGTGTTCGTTTCGGGATTAAAGTAGTAAACATAAAACGGTTGATTAGATGTGTACTTTGCCATCGACAAAACAATTTCGCCCGTAGAATTCACTCCGACAACGAAAACGTCACGCAGGAAGAATCTATCATCCCTCAAAGTGTAGGCATACTTAGACCATTCTTGTTTCTCCACATCCTCTAGAACCCACACACGCAACTCAATGGCATCATCATCAACTTGATCATCATAATAAACCACACCTAATTTACCTTTATAGTTTATCAATTTGCAAGAGCTTTCTTGATAAATGAAACTGAATTTTTCAGACCTAACGTCAAAGCACACGATCACAAAACCGTCTATCTGCTCATAATTGTTCACACAGGCAGACGAGTCACCTAAGTAATACAAAACCCCATTAATGCATATCCCTGCACTCACACACTCATGTAGTAAGGAACATTTGATCTTTCTCCACCTCATTCCCATAGTTCCTAATGTCATAATTCTATGATCACCAGGACCAAATGGATAACGCATGAACAATACCTTGAATTGCTTGTAAATCGGATCAAACCCAAAAAAGCTATAAGTCTTTCTGTACCTCGAGATAAAAGGTAATGCCTCATACCGCCCCGTTTTAGGGTTACATATCATAGGCCTTCTACCAAAGTATGACCATTGCTCCTTATCAACATAGAAATATACCAAACCAGAGGCATATGCCCATGGACATCCGTGAGCACAACTATATATCGTCATATCTTCTGGCGGGAACTTCATATGAAATTCTGGGGTTACTACAAGAGATGATGAAAGCTTCTCATATGGACTCAGACGCTGAGGTAACGAGAAGATGCTCCACTTGCCGTTTTCTTTGATGCCGAATAAGAGACGCGGCTGAGCCGAGGACTTCGTCAGGAACAAATCTTTGAAGTCTTGACCACCAAGTACTGATGCCCATAGTTTGGACACGCAACGAAACCTCGCGATTGACTTTTCTGGCAGTCTCGATAATATATCGAGTGTGAGTTCAATAGGTACAGAATCTGATATCATGATCGGTTTAGTTGCGgatccaagagagagagagagatgttaaaatttatatgaagaAGGCCTAGGGAAACCTAGCTATATATGAGGAGACCTAGCACCATATATGGAAAGCTGCCGACTTGTACGCAAAGGATTTTATTTTTCCCAAAAAGCTTAtacaaatttacattttattttaagtatttgaaTTTTCATTATCAAAACAGGAAACGTTTGTAGACAAAAAGAAAAGCTAAAAAAGGTAAGGAATTAAAACAGGGAACACTAGATTCACTAGTAGAAATATGTGATATAGACACAATAAGACCGTGGCATTTTTTACTTAGTCACGGAACGGTCACAATTAATCACGAAATACGTAAACTGTGGTCAACCAGGCTGGCCGAGGTGGATATGGCCATACCAAACTGTATGACTTAAAAAGTCATagctatgtattttgtttctgCATTTTAATAGAAagactttttcaaaaaaaaaaaagtgtttattCATTCTGATAACACAGAGGGATTTAAAGAAacactattttgtaactattataGATATTACATCCACATCTCGTTGGGTTACACTGTTAAGGCTCGCTCTCGATTCGATATCTCACGCTTGTCTCTCGTTTGTGTTTGTTAAGCAAAATGAAAGTAAAGACACACAGAACTGTTTACCTTGTGTTCACCACCGGCAATCACTAAAGAGCTCTAATCTGAGCTTTCTTGTGTACAACAATGGtgctctctctccctctctctctctctctctctctcttgttacACGCAACATATAAGAGAGGAAGAGATTAACGAATACAATTAAGTAAACAACAAGCTTAGCTCACCACACGCGCCGCTTCTCTTCAACCCACCAATGAGAACTGAACACCTGTAAACGACTTTAGTAATCCACACCTAACCTTCTTGCTCAACCCGAGTCTTTAGGTGCCTTGGTCATTCTTACACACTTAAACCGGTGACCTTGTGACTATAATCCACAAATCTCCACCTTAGGTAAAGATCACTTCTTCACTTGTCTTCTAAACCGAAATACTCCACATGTGCTCATTAACCTGAACATACTTACCCCTTTACCGGGATGAACCTGAGCTTCTTCCGTTCTTCGAGATCCGAAGCATCTTTAATGCTTCCATTACTTAAtatacatggtctcctacccgagatgatcagaattgctcaatcaccttcacgaaggaggaagccggcAGGATCGATCAatctcactgcgatccgctcgtcatagatctcgtcatacgagatctggaagtcggaagagtactcattgacacgggaagcacggtcaatgtaatcttccgcgacactctcaatcggatgagcatcgaactcagagaagtaactccaacgccgaaaccgctcacaggtttttcaggcgaagtatcaaTGACCCTCGGGTCAATCCagctgccagtcatggccaaggagatcacgaaaatcgtcgaattcgcggtggtcgatcatcatgccatctacaacgtgatcatggaaccccatggctcaacgccatacAAGCCGTTCCGTCAACGTACCACCTGGGTGttaaattcccgaccccaaacggagtggcagctatctggggatgtcagaaacagttgcgactatgcttcctcgcggagcacaagttaaggcaaatgaCGACCTCTGCAACGAAAAATAAcaaacgcacgaagatagataaatcttcgaccaaaaacgtttcaagaaaagacaatttaacatcgtctgctgacgcaaacgcttcgggtgtcgaaactcagcacgagtccgaagccgacactacgactcaaccggaacatccggaagagaacgctgacccggccacggtcatcacgatcaaggcggtcagcacggcgacaatcgccgagtaaaaacgctcgcggcataaaatagaactacgagatggcttgagcctcgaaagaggtacgtaggcagctcgtcaaaagacgaggcagttatccccctctctaaaaagggggggggggagtgggtgcgtatactcgtatactcccacataggaaaagatgcgttattgtaatcgagttttttagagatttcaaaaaaatttactaCAATATGCGTCGCTCCTTTTTAAGACACTTGCGCTTTAATTAACGCAAAAGTCTCAGAACACGcttagaaaatctacaaacgttAATACTCTTGTCAGCAGCCTCGTacggcccaaaatcgcaaaacaatctctCTTCAGCACAGAAAATgtacgtatagtcttcgaaataactgcgaggcgtcgccaagttaaaaatcgagacgatacgaacaaattgtccgaatgcgaccacaaaaaccttacactccgttcgtcgattggccccgacgaacacatcagccgtcttaaacaaacgcaacttgatcactcttttgatcttcgaacgtccaacacaaggacgaaagcgcgttacaaaaaaattcgaaattttaatctagcacttccagttggcttaaaaattgtctctggaaagatgttCGATTCAtgccatacaagtcatataagccgagaacctatcgcggactttaaatcggtacgaatcaggtagaaatcgcaacaggaaaatcgatagctggctagtcaccgcacaaaccttaaaaccgagagtaaacctaggtcttgccctaagcccatcgcattggtctcagacatctcaagacatgatatctaaacgatacgagatccaGAAGGCTAGAGAAAAGATTATTCGTCGGGGTATGTGGAATATAGCCGGAGTTCCAATGATTGTTTCAAAGTGGATTCCGAGGTCTGAGGaggagaaacaagaagaggaatCAATTCCGATGTGGGTGCACGTGGAGAAGGTTCCACTCCATATGTATTCATGGGAAGGGATCAGTTTTGTTACTAGTACAGTGAGATTCCCAGTGAAGTTGCACCCGGAAACTGTGGCTTGTACAAATTTTGAAGTTGTAAAAGTTTTTGTGAATGTTGATGTCTCCAAGGCTCTACCTAAACATATCACATTCACAAAGAAGGGTAAGAAGTTCACAGTGGACTACTACTACCCTTGGCTACCGGCAAGATGCAAGTTTTGTGAAAAATGGGGCCATGGCGAAGCTGTTTGTGGTACTA
This Brassica napus cultivar Da-Ae chromosome C6, Da-Ae, whole genome shotgun sequence DNA region includes the following protein-coding sequences:
- the LOC106398625 gene encoding F-box protein At1g47340: MISDSVPIELTLDILSRLPEKSIARFRCVSKLWASVLGGQDFKDLFLTKSSAQPRLLFGIKENGKWSIFSLPQRLSPYEKLSSSLVVTPEFHMKFPPEDMTIYSCAHGCPWAYASGLVYFYVDKEQWSYFGRRPMICNPKTGRYEALPFISRYRKTYSFFGFDPIYKQFKVLFMRYPFGPGDHRIMTLGTMGMRWRKIKCSLLHECVSAGICINGVLYYLGDSSACVNNYEQIDGFVIVCFDVRSEKFSFIYQESSCKLINYKGKLGVVYYDDQVDDDAIELRVWVLEDVEKQEWSKYAYTLRDDRFFLRDVFVVGVNSTGEIVLSMAKYTSNQPFYVYYFNPETNTLQRVEIQGFGEYHESSDKPRSVYVFADHVDDLNVHDSKLLKSSISVPYVYREESEEDDKDYDEYGSPCFSGKRKKKKKMNMNLKKGMRIIMKMMKMKRKKR
- the LOC106402151 gene encoding 3beta-hydroxysteroid-dehydrogenase/decarboxylase isoform X1; the encoded protein is MVMEVTETEHRCVVTGGRGFAARHLVEMLVRHEMFHVRIADLAPAIQLEAHEETGLLGEAMRSGRVHYVSADLRDKAQVIKSFQGAEVVFHMAAPDSSINNYKLHYSVNVQGTTNVIDACVEVGVKRLIYTSSPSVVFDGVNSILNANETMPYPSNHNDSYSATKAKGEALVIEANGRNGLLTCCIRPSSIFGPGDRLLVPSLVAAARAGKSKFIIGDGSNFYDFTYVENVVHAHICAERALASGGEVCAKAAGQAYFITNMEPIKFWEFMSLLLEGLGYDRPSIKIPAIIMMPIAHLVELVYKLLGPYGMKVPQLTPSRVRLLSCSRTFDSSKAKELLGYAPVVPLQEGIKRTIDSFTHLTLQNQPKKEVNDRIQWKKQIVIAIVILITLYLNFVATTGYSAVLIPVLVASMIFFFRGIFPEKMKLLGSKKDN
- the LOC106402151 gene encoding 3beta-hydroxysteroid-dehydrogenase/decarboxylase isoform X2: MVMEVTETEHRCVVTGGRGFAARHLVEMLVRHEMFHVRIADLAPAIQLEAHEETGLLGEAMRSGRVHYVSADLRDKAQVIKSFQGAEVVFHMAAPDSSINNYKLHYSVNVQGTTNVIDACVEVGVKRLIYTSSPSVVFDGVNSILNANETMPYPSNHNDSYSATKAKGEALVIEANGRNGLLTCCIRPSSIFGPGDRLLVPSLVAAARAGKSKFIIGDGSNFYDFTYVENVVHAHICAERALASGGEVCAKAAGQAYFITNMEPIKFWEFMSLLLEGLGYDRPSIKIPAIIMMPIAHLVELVYKLLGPYGMKVPQLTPSRVRLLSCSRTFDSSKAKELLGYAPVVPLQEGIKRTIDSFTHLTLQNQPKKEEKMKLLGSKKDN